From a region of the Candidatus Bipolaricaulota bacterium genome:
- a CDS encoding arginine--tRNA ligase gives MSNSIRECLVAAWESLGYRATPVEVTPAERPEFGDFSTNLALVGSRAAQLPPRELATQIIAHLPDGPFAKVEIAGPGFINLFLKPEFIHSALREILQAGEEFGSTNIGNGKSLQVEFVSSNPTGPLTVGHGRQAVLGDVLASLYESLGYRVTREYYFNDEGRQIDLLAESLWVRYRELFGERREIPEDGYKGDYLIEIARAVRDEIGDRFPEFTPQAREFFAEAAVSRIKESIREDLARLGVEFDVWFSEGDLHRSGEVTATLDALRARGGTYEKDGAIWLRAEEHGGAKDSVLIRSDGRPTYLMVDIAYHMNKFRRGFARVIDVQGADHVVEQSCVKAGLRILGVPEEFLSYAVHQFVSIRERGERARMSTRAGRFITLRTLVDEVGKDVVRYFMAARKPQSHLEFDIDLARAQSLDNPAYYIQYAHTRIASIFRKAEITREWADVDLSPLTAPAELGLIKLLDRFPEIIEQSAREFGPHLLTDYALEVARAFHAYYDAYRVLGEEEGVTHARLALLAGVKTVISRSLGLLGMTAPEVM, from the coding sequence TTGAGCAATAGCATTAGAGAATGCCTTGTCGCGGCTTGGGAGTCCCTTGGCTACAGGGCGACGCCGGTGGAGGTGACCCCGGCGGAGCGCCCGGAGTTCGGGGACTTCTCCACAAACCTCGCCCTTGTGGGAAGCAGAGCGGCCCAACTTCCGCCGCGCGAGCTCGCGACGCAAATCATCGCTCATCTCCCGGACGGACCGTTCGCCAAGGTGGAGATCGCCGGACCAGGGTTCATCAACCTGTTCTTGAAACCCGAGTTCATCCACTCTGCCCTGCGGGAGATCCTGCAAGCCGGGGAGGAATTCGGCAGCACGAACATCGGAAACGGGAAGTCACTTCAGGTTGAGTTCGTCAGCTCCAATCCCACCGGCCCGCTCACCGTGGGGCACGGGCGCCAGGCGGTCCTCGGGGACGTCCTCGCATCCCTGTATGAGTCACTCGGGTATCGGGTGACGCGCGAGTACTACTTCAACGACGAGGGGCGCCAGATCGATCTCCTGGCGGAGTCCCTGTGGGTGAGATACCGGGAGCTGTTCGGGGAGCGGCGCGAGATCCCGGAGGACGGATACAAGGGCGACTACCTGATCGAGATCGCCCGCGCCGTCCGGGACGAGATCGGGGATCGGTTCCCCGAGTTCACCCCCCAAGCACGGGAGTTCTTCGCGGAGGCCGCCGTATCCCGGATCAAGGAGTCGATCCGGGAGGACCTCGCCCGCCTTGGGGTGGAGTTCGACGTCTGGTTCAGCGAGGGGGATCTCCACCGCAGCGGGGAGGTGACCGCGACACTGGATGCCCTGCGCGCCCGCGGCGGGACCTACGAAAAGGACGGGGCGATATGGCTGCGGGCGGAGGAACACGGGGGAGCGAAGGATTCCGTCCTCATCCGCAGTGACGGGCGCCCGACCTACCTCATGGTCGACATCGCCTACCACATGAACAAGTTTCGCCGCGGCTTCGCTCGTGTTATCGACGTCCAAGGGGCCGATCATGTGGTGGAACAATCGTGCGTCAAGGCCGGGCTGCGCATCCTCGGGGTGCCGGAGGAGTTCCTCTCCTACGCCGTGCACCAGTTCGTGAGCATCAGGGAGAGGGGGGAAAGAGCCCGGATGTCGACCCGCGCCGGCAGGTTCATCACCCTCCGCACCCTCGTGGATGAGGTGGGCAAGGATGTGGTCCGGTACTTCATGGCGGCGCGCAAGCCGCAGAGCCACCTCGAGTTCGATATCGACCTCGCCCGTGCCCAATCCCTCGACAATCCGGCCTATTACATCCAGTACGCCCACACCCGCATCGCCTCGATCTTCCGCAAGGCGGAGATCACACGCGAATGGGCCGATGTCGATCTCTCCCCATTGACGGCGCCGGCGGAACTCGGGCTGATCAAGCTCCTCGATCGGTTCCCGGAGATAATCGAGCAGAGCGCACGCGAGTTCGGACCGCACCTTCTCACCGATTATGCCCTCGAGGTCGCCCGTGCCTTTCACGCCTATTACGATGCATACCGCGTGTTGGGAGAGGAAGAGGGAGTCACGCACGCCCGGCTCGCCCTCCTCGCCGGGGTGAAGACCGTCATCTCCCGGTCGCTCGGGCTGTTGGGG
- a CDS encoding stage V sporulation protein S, protein MEILKVASRSNPNSVAGAIAGALEKDGVVELHAIGAGAVNQTVKAIAIARRLVEKGDGAPIKVVPGFVELRISGEEKTGIRFIVEK, encoded by the coding sequence ATGGAGATCCTGAAAGTCGCATCCCGTTCAAACCCAAACTCGGTCGCTGGGGCGATCGCCGGGGCACTGGAGAAGGACGGCGTTGTTGAACTGCACGCGATCGGCGCCGGTGCGGTTAACCAGACAGTGAAAGCGATCGCAATCGCTCGTCGTCTCGTGGAGAAAGGAGATGGCGCTCCGATCAAGGTTGTCCCCGGGTTTGTTGAGCTGAGGATCTCCGGTGAGGAGAAGACCGGGATCCGGTTCATCGTGGAAAAGTAG